gtaatccggtttttattggcccactctcttcaaggatacccgtaagtttgttttgtcttgcgatgaatgtcaaagaattggtaatattagtagacgtcaagaaatgcctatgaattattcacttgttattgaaccatttgatgtttggggttttgattatatgggaccttttcctgcctctaatggatatacacatattttagttgctgttgattacattactaagtgggtagaagctattccaactagtagtgctgatcataacacctctattaaaatgcttaaagaagttatttttcgaggtttggagtccctagatatttaatgactgatggtggttcacactttattcacggtgctttctgtaaaatgcttgctaaatatgacgctaatcatagaattgcatctccatatcacccgcagtccagtggtcaagtagaattgagcaatagagagctcaaattaattttgcaaaagactattaataggtctagaaagaattggtccaagaaactggatgacgcattatgggcctatagaactgcatataagaatcctatgggtatgtctccgtataaaatggtttatggaaaagcatgtcacttacctctcgaactagagcataaggaatattgggctattaaagagttcaactatgatttcaaacttgccaatgagaagaggttatttgatattagctcacttgatgaatggagaacccaagcttatcaaaatgccaagttgtttaaagaaaaagttaaaagatggcatgacaaaaggatacaaaagcgcgagtttaatgtaggtgattatgtatttctatacaactcttgtttaagattttttgcaggaaaacttctctctaaatgggaaggtccctacgttatcgaggaggtctatcgatccggtgccataaaaatcaaaaacttcgaaggcacaaatccgaaggtggtaaacggtcaaaggatcaaacactatatctcaggtaatcctataaatgttgaaaccaatattgttgaaaccgtaaccccggaggaatacataagggacaccttccagaccgttccagactccgaaaaggaataggtatgtggtacggtaagtaaaccgactccaaaacaatttttaaggcaatatttctctgttttggaatattaagaaaaatagaaaaataagtggcagtccgggaaggacacgagagccccacgagggtggtgggtgcaccctacccccctgggcgcgccccctaccttgtgagcaCTTCGTGTGCCCTcagaactccgttttcttgcatgatgcgtatcttggtcggtaaaaattcattatatattctcccagaggttttgactctcgtatcacgcaaatatcctctgtttttgtttcgagctatttctgttgcagatttagagcaccatgacttctccctcctccaacaacaaagacaaggatgcttggctattgaagatagagttgaaaagagtggaaccagaagagatcaagaaggccATTGAGgctcaagctccggtggtgaaagaagaagacactcatcaacctttacctaaccttttcactccaacagagattgaagctttcaagatgattgagttagcccgcatacagaacaagtatctcaaagaggagaatattttgttgaaggatcatattactgggctcaagggcattatccgcaagttggaggagcttttacgctcgatgtgcgattatccaccatcatcatcaccacctacatcaccaaagaaggagacataatcacatgggtatgggcactccccttggcaactgccaagcttgggggaggtgccctagtatcgtatcaccatcacaactcctatctttaccgtttttcttagttcgatccttttagtagtatctcgatttagtagaataaagtcatggcatgatctagttttgagtttttctttatgatccttctttgtaatcgagtctgtgagctatataataaagattagtgttgagtcaagggcttgattatttgccatgatcttgggtaaatgaatagaagaaaaagaataaagagAATCAAAgaattcatattgatcttattgaaagtaatgacttcacatagaaagagtatgatgattaaaggttgttgggagttggcaaatatagctttggtcatcgttgcaattactaggaagtaataaggaaagagaggtttcacatatagatatattatcattgacatcttttatgattgggagcactcattaaaatatgacatgctaaagagttgaggttggacaaggaagacaacgtaatgagttatgttttcttacatctgagataaagtatgttgtcatggatcctctaacgtgttgagcttgcctttccccctcatgctagccaaattctcagcaccaagtagaaatactacttgtgcttccaaatacccttaaaccagttttgccatgagagtccaccatatctacctatggattgagtaagatccttcaagtaagttgtcatcggtgcaagcaataaaaattgctctctaaatatgcatgacttattagtgcagagaaaataagctttgtatgaacttgttgtggtagtaataaaagcgacggactgcataataaaggtccacatacaaggggcaatataaagtgacgttcttttgcattaagattttgtgcatcaaccctaaacgcgcatgacaacctctgcttccctctgcgaagggcctatcttttattattatcctttaccttatgcaagagtcacggtgatcttcacctttccttttttcattttatcctttggcaagctcagcatgttggaagaacatgatatatatatatatatatatatatatatatatatatatatatatatatatatatatatatatatatatatatatatatacatctgggctattctgttacgcgtgacagaatattattctgttaccctacttggaCTAACGATTTTAGGCGGttgtactgatgattttcatctCATTGAACTCTGAGCTATTTTCTCTACAGGAGCGCGCACGCCATGGCGTGGGCGAGAAGCGGAAGGAGTTGGGCGGCTCTTGCCTTGCGGCCCTTGCGCACACGCGGTAGAGTGGCGGTACAAGTCCACACGCAGGCGGCGACCGGAGCATGAGCGAATGCGGGGGAAGCAGAGAAGCACGCGTCCATGGCAGCAGGGGACTTGGCATAGCAACGGCGAACCGAGCGGAAAAGAGAAGAGCTCGATCACATCGTACATCGCTCGGCCGATTGAGATGTACCAGGCGATCCCCTACAGCGTCGGCCGGCTGCCGGCGTGCCCGCGGCGGTCCGAGCAGGCCGAGGCCGAGGGCGCGGTCGGCCAGGAGGGCGGGCTCGCGGCTCGCCGACGCGGCGGTGAGGGGCGACGGCGGGGAGGCGGTGAGGAGGGCCGTGGCAGAGAGCCTGGTGCTAGTGGTGGGGAGGCGCGGGTGCTGCCTCAGCCACGTGGTGAAGCGGCTGCTGTAGGGGTCGGGGTGAACCCCGCCATGCAAGAGGTCACCGACGACGACGAGCTCACCACGGCGGGGGCCGGGAACGCTGGAGGCGAGGCTGTCGTCGCGCTGCCGGCGGTGTTCGTCGGTGGGAGGCTCCTCGGCGGGCTCGATCGGCTCATGGCCGTGCACATCTTCGGCGAGCTCGTGCCCATACTCAAGGACGCGGGCGCGCTCTGGCTCTGAGTCTCTGACTCTGAGCAAAACCAAAGATGCATACGGGACGGGGTACTACGGACGTACGAACAACCGTTTGTTCATGAGTTAATCTTCTTTTCATTTCTCCTGTTGATTCTTGATGAGATCATGTGAGTTACTGCTTCTCGATCTTCAGTCTCTCTTGATTGGGATCAATAATGGAGTACCAGCTTAGCTATAGTTAGGCTTAAATTCTTTTGATTAGGGTAGGAAAAATTAGGAACTATTGTGCCATCTCGTGCTTATTTTCGACCAAACGCTTTGTAAATACATGTATGAGTGAAGAGGGGTGTACTATTTAGCACTGTATAAATCATGTTCCTTCCATCTTGCTCATCGGTTTTCTAGATGCCAATTCATTTTGTCTTTGAAGGTTTCTTCTAGCAGGCTTATGATGTTATCACGAAATGGCACCGTGTTGGATATTTGTAATCCATGATGGGGTGCTTGTTTGTTGTAGCTGATTTTCCCTCTCTCTTCTTCTATAGTACTCCTATTTTTCATAGATTAATTTTGAATCTTCTGAAAAGAGAGGACTCGAACTGATCTCCAATTTTTTGGGTTTGTACTGAGCGGTTTTCATAGACTGGACTTTACTCTGGTTTTTCGTAAGATTTTCCTCGTAACTTTCCAACGATCTATGGTATCATCGCCCCCGAACTTGCATGATTTATATAGTTGAACTAAATGACATCTTTTTCAGAAATAAAATATTTGTTTGCAATGATGTTTTGGACTTCTCTCGTTTTAGGACATGAACATTTACCATTTGAATTTACATATGGGGTTTTCTTTTTGTTTGGGCTTTTTTCGCGTCCCGAGCATGGGGCCGGGGCACGGCGCGTGTTATAGGGTTTTCTTTTGAACTCCCATTGTAGTAATACATGGACTTATGTGATGATAGGAATTCTTGTACTAGCATACGACGGTAGAGCACACACGATAAACATTCTGAAGTCGTCTAAGCTACAACATTTGGGGCGCGGGCAACAACGGCGGCGCTTGCGGCGGCACTCGTACTGATCTCTGTGTGTGTTTGTACAGAGGAGGTATGTTTTCATAGAGTAATTTCGAATGGTTCCGAAAAAGTACTTGAACTGATTCCCGTATGGGTTTGTACTGAGGGTGTTTTTGCATACTATGCTTTTGAACTGATGTAACAAGATGACTAGAAGTTCGATACAAGACCAAAGGACGACCAAATGGTACAATCTCAAAAGACATAATTATTGGAGTCAAGCAACTAGGGAAAGATCCAAAGCCTCCACAACATCGACACCTGATTTGGGTACTCCTACGCCCGTTAAGCTAGGCCTTTCTTCTTCAGCAAAAGCCGCATAAGCACTTGCCTTTCTCACAGTCGCCAGGACAGAGCATCTCAGACGCCTCTACTCCTGTTGCTTTTCCTTGTGCAAGAGGCTGTTGACGGATCACGCAGTGATGCAAGTGGCCATGGTAGTGACACGAGCAGTGACGCAGGTCTCCGAACTGATGGTCGTGACGAACTCGACCACCCTGAAGCCACGGGGTTGGACTGAGCATGGCGCTGAAGTTGAGTATAACATTTAGGAATTAGGATAAATAGGAAACAAGAAACAGGTGGAAGAAACCGTGAAGTGAAATGAGTTATAGAAGATAGTATGCATTATTCTAACTTCTGTTTGTGTGCAACTTCTCTACTTGCATACGTTTGGAGGGAGAAACACAGAAAATACAACCACATGGATCAACACATTTGAAGGGAGAAACTATAGACGTACATCACGGGGTAGCAAATAATATGAACTCCAGGCAAaacatttttttaactttttttgtaTCTCGCAAACTGAAAATAATAAGAAAGCAAATTAGAACACAAAGTAAGAAGAAAGTAGAGCACCAGTGCTTGTGCGGCATGGATCCGTCAACCCTTTTGCATCCTAGTTCCAGCCAGCATGAGCTAGCACCTCCTGGGTCGAGCTGCAGTAGTGCAACACAACGCATCAGAGAGATAAAAAGGTGAGTGGCAGCATGTACAGGAAGGGGAGAAACCAACTATAGCACACGAGCATCCACGGGCATACAGAGATGCAGGAACTTCTCTCCACTTGAGACTAAACTTATATAATTTTTATTGTTGAACTTTCAGATATCTTACAAGAATTGCATGGTTTTAGTGTTTTGCTTTTACCTCGTTGCTTCTCTGAACTTGCAAAATAAACTTTGTTACATGTGCTCATTAACATAACCACACACACATGTTGTGCTATAGAAATAGCATGGAAACACCAAGGAAACTGGACTTACGATTGGTAAGTAGATGTACTGAAAAGAATTCAAAAGATGAACTAAAAACAATTGAAACTCTTCAAAAGCATCCAGGAGAGATAACAAAAAACTAAAACGCATGGGCGACACAGTTACTAGAACCGGGCCATAAGGACTAGAACCAAAACTATCAATATAAGTTGATGTTTTTTTGTAGGTTTTTGGGAATGATAATACCTGTATTTTTTGCAATTATATAAAAGTTTTAAAATGTGTACTACTCCATAAAAAATGTTTATACTGCACATGTCCATAAATATTAGCTTTTTATTTGGCAACAAAGAAAGATCAAAAAGGATATTTAATTTCTTGTAAGCATATCAACAAACAGCTTGATAGCAGCAGGAATAGAACAAGTTCTTAGTTATTACCATTGGGGAGCTACCCACTTGCGCGATCTGACGTCCACTCGTGCGAGTAGACCTGACGCACACACCATCGGGGACCTGCCCACTATGCGAGATCGAACTGAACCCGCTTGTCATGCCAAGGCCGACTGAACTTATGATCTTTCCAGATCTCAACTGATTGTGTTACAAATATACACACAAATCCAAACGAGCTCATGTGAGTGCATATTAAAAAGATAATTGAGCTCATCTATATTAATCGGAGAAGTTCAAACAGAAACTTTTCTTGAAAAAATGTACTGTTTTTGCTATAACAACTATAGTCATCTTGCCAACCATGTATATTTAACTGGTTAAAAAGATAATCAAGTTCATGTATATTAACCCGAGAAGTTCAAAAAGAAACTTTTAATAATAATTATATTCATCTTGCCACCCATTCAGTTTTTGCTGTAACGAAATTCAAACATTTCAAAAGTTTGTACTGTCGTGGGGAAGCCTCAGTTCTTTGACAAACACTCTCATGTTCTTTGACAGTTTTAATTTTGTCTGCACTTACCAGTTTCCCGATTTCGAACTTACAGAATTTTATACCCCAAACTTCTACAGGTTTATTTAATTTCTTAGGAACAAAAGATGAAGGAGTCTGGACTCAAGAATTATAGAAAGAACAAAACCATATGTGTGAACTTATCTAGAGGCTTTTGCTGAATGGAGGAGACGAGATGACGCAGGAGCAAAACCCGACTCCTTGAATATACAGTAGCTATGCTGTCAATACTTCTTTGAGTTCTTATTTCTGAACCTTCATAGTAGTAATACATGTACTGTGCGATACACAATTCTGTCGTTGAGCAACTGATCTAGGAACAAAAACACTCCTGCAGTGCACACACCAAATCATGATAAAAATAGAGGCAGCAAGAAGCAATCACCAGTATATTGAGATGTCCAACTACATGTACCATCTCATTATAGTACAAAAATTAATCAATAGTAAGAAACAAGGTAGTGACAATCCTAACTCTGCATAGTTTCGGGATTTGTAGAAGTCTGAACATGGTATCATAGTTAATTAGTTACTGCGTAAGGAGGATGTGTTTACACACACCTATAATTCAGAATTGAACTGAACCACCCACTTTTCTTGTACTAAAGCTTGTTTTTAGAATTCGTATGAGTGGGTTATTAAACACATGCATCAACATTGAGGAACACTAGAAAAAAGGACACCGCTATACAAGAACTACAGTGGACAGATCCAGAGGAGAAATCCTCAAGCAAAAA
Above is a window of Triticum aestivum cultivar Chinese Spring chromosome 6B, IWGSC CS RefSeq v2.1, whole genome shotgun sequence DNA encoding:
- the LOC123133759 gene encoding uncharacterized protein yields the protein MTSGFSSISHSGQVPDGVCVRSTRTSGRQIAQVGSSPMLDPGGASSCWLELGCKRVDGSMPHKHCAMLSPTPWLQGGRVRHDHQFGDLRHCSCHYHGHLHHCVIRQQPLAQGKATGVEASEMLCPGDCEKGKCLCGFC